In a genomic window of Pseudomonas mohnii:
- the flhB gene encoding flagellar biosynthesis protein FlhB — MAESESGQDKTEDPTEKKKKDAREKGEIARSKELNTLAIMLVGASALLIFGGVMAQDMMELMRLNFSLPREVILDQRSMATYLMHSGKIALWSIQPFMIAMVLAAIIGPISLGGWLFAAGSMAPKFSRMNPGPGLKRMFSGKALVELLKALAKFIIVLFVALAVLTSDIDDLLRIAHEPLEMAIIHSLQVVGWSTLWMACGLIIIAAVDVPVQLWESHKKLLMTKQEIRDEHKDQEGRPEVKQRIRQLQRDMSQRRMMAAIPQADVVITNPTHYAVALKYDPDKGGAPMLIAKGSDFLALKIREIAAANEILLLESPALARSIYYSTELEQEIPGGLYLAVAQVLAYVYQIRQYRAGKGKRPEPLKDDLPIPPDLRRDA, encoded by the coding sequence ATGGCAGAGAGCGAAAGCGGTCAGGACAAAACAGAAGACCCCACGGAGAAAAAGAAAAAGGATGCCCGGGAGAAGGGCGAAATTGCCCGCTCCAAGGAGCTGAACACCCTGGCCATCATGCTCGTCGGTGCCAGTGCGCTGCTGATTTTCGGCGGGGTCATGGCGCAAGACATGATGGAGCTGATGCGCCTGAATTTTTCGCTGCCGCGGGAGGTGATTCTGGATCAGCGATCCATGGCCACCTACCTCATGCATTCAGGGAAAATCGCGCTCTGGTCGATTCAACCCTTCATGATTGCGATGGTGCTGGCGGCGATTATCGGACCGATTTCACTCGGTGGCTGGTTGTTCGCCGCGGGTTCCATGGCGCCCAAATTCAGTCGCATGAACCCCGGTCCGGGCCTCAAGCGCATGTTTTCCGGCAAGGCGCTGGTGGAATTGCTCAAGGCCCTGGCCAAGTTCATCATCGTCCTGTTCGTGGCCCTGGCGGTGTTGACCTCCGACATCGACGACTTGTTGCGCATCGCCCATGAACCGCTGGAAATGGCGATCATCCACAGTCTGCAAGTGGTGGGCTGGAGCACCTTGTGGATGGCTTGCGGGCTGATCATCATCGCCGCCGTGGATGTCCCGGTACAGCTTTGGGAAAGCCACAAGAAACTGCTGATGACCAAGCAGGAAATCCGCGACGAACACAAGGATCAGGAAGGGCGCCCAGAGGTCAAACAGCGGATTCGCCAGCTGCAGCGCGATATGTCTCAGCGGCGGATGATGGCGGCAATTCCCCAGGCGGACGTGGTCATCACCAACCCGACCCACTACGCCGTGGCGCTCAAATACGATCCGGACAAGGGCGGGGCGCCGATGCTGATCGCCAAGGGCAGCGACTTCCTGGCCCTGAAGATTCGGGAAATCGCGGCGGCCAACGAGATTCTGTTGCTGGAGTCGCCGGCGTTGGCGCGGTCGATTTATTACTCCACCGAGCTTGAGCAGGAAATTCCGGGTGGGCTCTATCTGGCGGTGGCGCAGGTGCTGGCTTACGTTTATCAGATCCGGCAGTACCGCGCAGGCAAAGGCAAGCGGCCGGAGCCGCTCAAGGATGATCTGCCGATTCCGCCGGATTTGCGGCGCGATGCCTGA
- the fliO gene encoding flagellar biosynthetic protein FliO has protein sequence MKRLLGFVLALPLSVLAAEPVATVANAAAVPAVGSGVGGQLTQLVFGLLLVLGLIFFLAWLLRRVQQAGPAGKGQVIELIGSRALGPRDRLMLVQVGNEQILLGLSPGTITALHVLKEPVQVPDTESTTPEFAQRLMELLGKDQKDKK, from the coding sequence GTGAAAAGGCTTCTGGGGTTTGTGCTGGCGTTGCCGCTCAGCGTGCTGGCGGCCGAACCGGTGGCGACGGTTGCGAACGCCGCTGCCGTACCCGCGGTCGGCAGCGGTGTGGGCGGGCAATTGACGCAACTGGTATTCGGCTTGCTGCTGGTGCTGGGGCTGATTTTTTTTCTCGCCTGGCTGTTGCGCCGGGTTCAGCAGGCCGGGCCGGCCGGCAAGGGGCAGGTGATCGAACTGATCGGTTCCCGTGCCCTGGGCCCGCGTGACCGTTTGATGCTGGTGCAAGTCGGCAACGAGCAGATTCTTCTGGGTCTGAGCCCTGGCACCATCACGGCGTTGCATGTGCTCAAGGAGCCGGTGCAGGTGCCCGATACCGAGTCGACGACCCCCGAGTTTGCCCAGCGCCTGATGGAGCTGTTGGGCAAGGATCAGAAGGATAAGAAGTAA
- the fliR gene encoding flagellar biosynthetic protein FliR, with the protein MSLLALTDTQISTWVAAFMLPLFRVGSLLMVMPVFGTTLVPRRVRLYFAVAITVVIAPGLPPMPPVHALDLSGLLLIAEQILIGAVMGFSLQLFFQAFVVAGQIVAIQMGMGFASMVDPTNGVSVAVIGQFFTMLVTLLFLSMNGHLVVFEVLTESFTTLPVGSGLTVNHYWELAGKLGWVLGAALLLVLPAITALLVINIAFGVMTRAAPQLNIFSIGFPLTLVLGLFTVWVGLADILNQYQPMASEALQFLRELVQAR; encoded by the coding sequence ATGTCGCTGCTCGCATTGACCGACACCCAGATCAGTACCTGGGTGGCAGCATTCATGTTGCCGCTGTTTCGCGTGGGGTCGCTGCTGATGGTCATGCCGGTTTTCGGCACGACCCTGGTGCCCCGGCGGGTACGCCTGTATTTCGCCGTGGCGATCACCGTGGTCATCGCGCCGGGCCTGCCCCCCATGCCGCCGGTGCATGCCCTGGACCTGAGTGGGTTGTTGCTGATTGCCGAGCAGATCCTCATCGGTGCGGTAATGGGCTTCTCGTTGCAGTTGTTCTTCCAGGCCTTCGTCGTGGCGGGGCAAATCGTCGCCATTCAGATGGGCATGGGCTTCGCGTCCATGGTCGACCCCACCAACGGTGTGTCGGTGGCGGTGATCGGGCAATTCTTCACCATGCTGGTGACGCTGTTGTTCCTCTCGATGAACGGCCATCTGGTGGTGTTCGAGGTGCTCACTGAAAGCTTCACTACGCTGCCGGTCGGTAGTGGCTTGACGGTCAATCATTACTGGGAGCTGGCCGGCAAGCTCGGCTGGGTGCTGGGTGCGGCGCTGCTGCTGGTGTTGCCGGCGATCACGGCGTTGCTGGTGATCAACATCGCCTTTGGCGTGATGACCCGGGCGGCGCCGCAATTGAACATTTTCTCCATAGGTTTTCCACTGACGCTGGTGCTCGGGCTGTTTACCGTCTGGGTCGGGCTGGCGGACATTCTCAATCAGTATCAACCGATGGCCTCCGAGGCCTTGCAGTTTTTACGCGAACTGGTACAGGCGCGCTGA
- the fliN gene encoding flagellar motor switch protein FliN, with protein MANDMNTQDDQALADEWAAALEETGDAGQDDIDALLAADAASSSSNRLPMEEFGSSPKNNEPVSLEGPNLDVILDIPVSISMEVGSTDINIRNLLQLNQGSVIELDRLAGEPLDVLVNGTLIAHGEVVVVNEKFGIRLTDVISPSERIKKLR; from the coding sequence ATGGCAAACGACATGAATACCCAGGACGACCAGGCGCTGGCGGACGAATGGGCTGCGGCCCTGGAAGAAACCGGTGATGCAGGGCAGGACGACATCGATGCCTTGCTGGCCGCCGATGCGGCCAGTTCGTCATCCAATCGCTTGCCCATGGAAGAATTCGGCAGCTCGCCGAAAAACAACGAGCCGGTCAGTCTCGAGGGTCCGAACCTGGACGTGATTCTCGACATTCCGGTGTCGATCTCCATGGAAGTCGGCAGCACCGACATCAACATCCGCAACCTGCTGCAGCTCAACCAGGGTTCGGTGATCGAACTCGATCGCCTGGCCGGCGAGCCTCTGGATGTGTTGGTCAACGGCACGCTGATTGCCCACGGCGAAGTGGTGGTGGTCAACGAGAAGTTCGGCATCCGCCTGACCGACGTGATCAGCCCAAGCGAACGCATCAAGAAGCTGCGCTGA
- the flhF gene encoding flagellar biosynthesis protein FlhF, translating into MQVKRFFAADMRQAMKLVRDELGADAAIIGNRRIAGGVELTAALDYKLSALAPRVPNMELEDELRKTQSRIVTAQAELSLRGDGESDIGTNRQLFAGLPLTAAEPLIEPTYAEPRRPAPAAAPASSGVDPRALDSMRFELNSLRELMEVQLGSLAWNQLQGSRPDQANLWRRLQRIGLSGPLSRDLLALITDIDEPRQAWRMLLAHLARMIATPEMEPLEEGGVIAMVGPAGMGKTTTLAKLAARYVLKYGPQNIALVSMDSFRIGAQEQLKTLGRILNVSVTHVDPGQSLVQALDPLLRKRVVLIDTAGLQASDPALRMQLESLAGRGIKSKNYLVLATTSQKQVLTAAYHSYKRCGLAGCILTKLDETASLGEVLSLAISHELPVAYLTDGPRIPDDVHLPRRHQLVSRAVSVQMQEEPSEEAMADMFADIYHSPTKQVG; encoded by the coding sequence ATGCAAGTTAAGCGTTTTTTCGCCGCCGATATGCGTCAGGCCATGAAGCTGGTTCGTGATGAGCTGGGCGCCGACGCCGCCATCATTGGCAACCGCCGTATCGCCGGTGGTGTCGAACTCACGGCTGCCCTGGATTACAAGCTGTCGGCGCTGGCCCCGCGTGTGCCGAACATGGAGCTTGAGGACGAGCTGCGCAAGACGCAATCGCGGATCGTCACCGCCCAGGCTGAATTGAGCCTGCGAGGCGATGGCGAGAGCGACATTGGCACCAATCGTCAATTGTTCGCCGGCTTGCCGTTGACCGCTGCCGAGCCGTTGATCGAACCCACGTATGCCGAACCCCGCCGTCCTGCACCCGCTGCTGCGCCAGCGTCGAGTGGTGTGGACCCGCGGGCGTTGGACTCCATGCGTTTCGAACTCAACAGCTTGCGTGAGCTAATGGAAGTACAGCTCGGCTCCCTGGCCTGGAATCAACTGCAAGGCAGTCGTCCGGATCAGGCGAACCTGTGGCGCCGTTTGCAGCGCATCGGCCTGTCCGGCCCGTTGTCGCGGGATCTGCTGGCGCTGATCACCGATATCGACGAACCCCGTCAGGCCTGGCGCATGCTGCTGGCGCACCTGGCGCGGATGATCGCTACGCCGGAAATGGAGCCGCTGGAAGAGGGCGGCGTGATTGCCATGGTCGGCCCCGCCGGCATGGGCAAGACCACCACCCTGGCCAAGCTGGCCGCCCGTTACGTGCTCAAGTACGGCCCGCAGAACATCGCGCTGGTGAGCATGGACAGCTTCCGCATCGGTGCCCAGGAGCAGCTCAAGACCCTTGGTCGGATTCTCAATGTGTCGGTGACCCATGTCGATCCGGGGCAATCCCTGGTGCAGGCGCTGGATCCCTTGCTGCGCAAGCGCGTGGTGCTGATCGATACCGCCGGCCTACAGGCCAGTGATCCGGCCCTGCGCATGCAGCTCGAAAGCCTGGCCGGTCGGGGCATCAAATCGAAAAATTATCTGGTTCTGGCAACCACCAGCCAGAAACAGGTTCTAACCGCCGCTTATCACAGTTACAAGCGCTGCGGGCTCGCCGGCTGCATCCTGACTAAACTGGATGAAACGGCCAGTCTGGGCGAGGTGTTGAGCCTGGCCATCAGTCATGAACTGCCGGTGGCCTACCTGACCGATGGCCCGCGGATTCCGGATGATGTGCATCTGCCGCGTCGTCATCAGTTGGTCAGTCGCGCCGTTAGCGTGCAAATGCAGGAAGAACCCAGCGAAGAAGCCATGGCTGACATGTTCGCTGACATCTACCACAGTCCGACAAAGCAGGTTGGCTGA
- the fleN gene encoding flagellar synthesis regulator FleN: MGSMHPVQVIAVTGGKGGVGKTNVSVNLSLALAELGRRVMLLDADLGLANVDVLLGLTPKRTLADVIEGRCELRDVLLQGPGGIRIVPAASGTQSMVHLSPAQHAGLIQAFSDIGDNLDVLVIDTAAGIGDSVVSFVRAAQEVLLVVCDEPTSITDAYALIKLLNRDYGMNRFRVLANMAQSPQEGRNLFAKLTKVTDRFLDVALQYVGAVPYDESVRKAVQKQRAVYEAFPRSKCSLAFKAIAQKVDTWPLPANPRGHLEFFVERLVQQTAGPVL, translated from the coding sequence ATGGGCAGCATGCATCCCGTACAGGTGATCGCGGTGACCGGCGGCAAAGGTGGCGTCGGGAAGACTAACGTGTCAGTGAACTTGTCCCTGGCTTTAGCTGAGCTTGGCCGTCGCGTCATGCTGCTGGACGCCGACCTGGGGCTGGCGAACGTCGACGTTCTCCTGGGCCTGACACCCAAACGTACCCTGGCCGACGTAATCGAAGGCCGCTGCGAGCTGCGTGACGTCCTGTTGCAGGGGCCGGGCGGCATCCGCATCGTGCCGGCCGCGTCCGGCACCCAGAGCATGGTTCATCTGAGTCCGGCGCAACACGCCGGCCTGATCCAGGCCTTCAGCGACATCGGCGACAACCTCGACGTACTGGTGATCGACACCGCTGCGGGTATTGGTGACTCGGTAGTCAGTTTTGTTCGCGCGGCGCAGGAAGTCTTGCTGGTGGTCTGCGATGAGCCGACTTCGATCACCGACGCCTACGCCTTGATCAAATTGCTCAACCGCGATTACGGCATGAACCGTTTCCGGGTCCTGGCCAACATGGCGCAGAGCCCGCAGGAAGGCCGCAATCTGTTCGCCAAACTGACCAAGGTCACGGATCGCTTTCTCGACGTCGCCCTGCAATATGTCGGTGCCGTGCCTTACGACGAAAGCGTACGCAAGGCGGTACAGAAGCAACGTGCCGTCTACGAAGCGTTCCCGCGCTCCAAGTGCTCGCTGGCGTTCAAGGCTATAGCCCAAAAAGTCGACACCTGGCCGCTGCCTGCCAACCCGCGCGGACACCTGGAGTTTTTCGTTGAGCGCCTCGTGCAACAAACGGCAGGACCCGTGCTATGA
- a CDS encoding cytochrome b gives MQDIKKTEYTSTAKWLHWGMAMVWMISWAMGILATHWRDELNPQHGLTFLHKALASTLLFAIVIRIAWRLMHQPPALPQSMSALMKRGAMIGHALLYAIALIALPLSGWYWSSVADKPILVAGLFTLPSLVNPDPDLYDLAKYTHTWTSWFCGALVGGHILIALKHQFIDKDNILAAMLPKTKTQR, from the coding sequence ATGCAGGACATTAAGAAAACTGAATACACCAGCACCGCCAAGTGGTTGCACTGGGGCATGGCGATGGTCTGGATGATCAGCTGGGCGATGGGCATTTTGGCCACGCACTGGCGTGATGAATTGAATCCTCAACACGGGCTCACCTTTTTGCACAAGGCGCTGGCCAGTACATTGCTCTTTGCCATTGTCATACGCATTGCGTGGCGACTGATGCACCAACCGCCTGCCTTGCCGCAAAGCATGTCTGCACTGATGAAACGCGGCGCAATGATTGGACATGCGTTGCTCTACGCAATAGCCCTGATTGCCTTGCCCCTTTCAGGCTGGTACTGGAGCTCGGTTGCAGACAAACCCATCCTGGTGGCGGGCCTGTTTACTCTGCCTTCACTGGTGAATCCCGATCCCGATCTCTACGACCTGGCCAAATACACTCACACCTGGACCTCGTGGTTCTGTGGCGCACTGGTCGGCGGGCATATCTTGATTGCGTTGAAGCACCAATTTATCGACAAGGACAACATCCTCGCTGCAATGCTGCCAAAAACCAAAACGCAACGTTGA
- the fliA gene encoding RNA polymerase sigma factor FliA has product MTASGYNLYKKSARDAQYELIERYAPLVKRIAYHLLARLPASVQVEDLIQAGMIGLLEVSAKYDASKGASFETYAGIRIRGAMLDEVRKGDWAPRSVHRNTRMVSDAIRSIEAKTGRDAKDHEVAAELQLSLDDYYGILNDTLGSRLFSFDDLLQDGEHEGLHEDGASAHLEPSRDLEDERFQAALADAIANLPERERLVLALYYDEELNLKEIGEVLGVSESRVSQLHSQCAARLRGRLGEWRAR; this is encoded by the coding sequence ATGACCGCCAGCGGTTACAACCTTTACAAGAAGTCGGCACGTGATGCGCAGTACGAGTTGATCGAGCGTTACGCGCCACTGGTTAAACGCATTGCCTACCATTTGCTGGCGCGTCTGCCGGCCAGTGTCCAGGTCGAAGACCTGATCCAGGCCGGGATGATCGGCCTGCTGGAAGTGTCGGCCAAATACGACGCCAGCAAAGGCGCGAGTTTCGAAACGTACGCGGGCATACGAATCCGCGGCGCCATGCTCGATGAAGTGCGCAAGGGGGACTGGGCGCCTCGTTCGGTTCACCGCAACACGCGCATGGTCAGCGACGCAATTCGCTCGATTGAAGCTAAAACCGGCCGTGACGCTAAAGATCACGAAGTTGCGGCCGAACTCCAATTGAGTCTCGATGATTATTACGGGATTTTGAACGACACCCTGGGCAGCCGGTTGTTCAGCTTCGACGATCTGTTGCAGGACGGCGAACACGAAGGGCTGCACGAGGATGGCGCGAGTGCTCATCTCGAGCCGTCACGCGATCTGGAAGATGAACGCTTCCAGGCGGCGCTGGCGGATGCGATTGCCAATTTGCCGGAGCGCGAGCGACTGGTGTTGGCGCTGTACTACGACGAAGAGTTGAATCTCAAGGAAATCGGTGAGGTCCTGGGGGTTAGCGAATCTCGGGTCAGCCAGTTACACAGCCAGTGCGCGGCCCGCTTGCGGGGGCGTTTGGGAGAGTGGCGAGCGCGCTGA
- the fliP gene encoding flagellar type III secretion system pore protein FliP (The bacterial flagellar biogenesis protein FliP forms a type III secretion system (T3SS)-type pore required for flagellar assembly.), with amino-acid sequence MGALRIVLTLALMLAAPLAFAADPLSIPAITLGTNAQGAQEYSVSLQILLIMTALSFIPAFVMLMTSFTRIIIVFSILRQALGLQQTPSNQILTGMALFLTLFIMAPVFDRVNQDALQPYLAEKLTAQDAVAKAQVPIKDFMLAQTRTSDLELFMRLSKRTDIATPDQAPLTILVPAFVTSELKTAFQIGFMIFIPFLIIDLVVASVLMAMGMMMLSPLIISLPFKIMLFVLVDGWALIIGTLASSFGGVSP; translated from the coding sequence ATGGGTGCGTTACGCATCGTCTTGACGCTGGCGCTGATGCTGGCCGCGCCGCTGGCGTTCGCCGCCGATCCGCTATCAATCCCGGCGATTACCCTGGGCACCAATGCCCAGGGCGCGCAGGAGTACTCGGTCAGCCTGCAGATCCTGCTGATCATGACCGCGCTGAGTTTCATCCCGGCGTTCGTCATGCTGATGACCAGTTTCACCCGGATCATCATCGTCTTTTCGATCCTGCGTCAGGCCCTGGGCCTGCAGCAGACGCCGTCGAACCAGATTCTCACGGGCATGGCGCTGTTCCTGACCCTGTTCATCATGGCGCCGGTGTTCGATCGCGTTAACCAGGATGCCTTGCAGCCGTACCTGGCAGAGAAACTCACCGCCCAGGATGCCGTGGCCAAGGCCCAGGTGCCGATCAAGGACTTCATGCTCGCCCAGACCCGCACCAGCGATCTGGAGCTGTTCATGCGCCTGTCCAAGCGCACCGACATTGCCACGCCTGATCAGGCGCCACTGACCATCCTGGTGCCGGCATTCGTGACGTCGGAGCTCAAAACCGCGTTTCAGATCGGCTTCATGATCTTCATTCCGTTCCTGATCATCGACCTGGTCGTGGCCAGTGTGCTGATGGCCATGGGTATGATGATGCTGTCGCCTCTGATCATCTCCCTGCCGTTCAAAATCATGCTGTTTGTACTGGTGGATGGCTGGGCGTTGATCATCGGCACCCTGGCCAGCAGTTTTGGCGGTGTGTCGCCATGA
- the fliQ gene encoding flagellar biosynthesis protein FliQ, protein MTPEVAVDIFREALWLTTMMVAVLVIPSLLVGLLVAMFQAATQINEQTLSFLPRLLVMLVTLIVVGPWLVQTFMEYIQQLYGSIPQVIG, encoded by the coding sequence ATGACGCCTGAAGTCGCCGTCGATATCTTCCGCGAAGCACTGTGGTTGACCACCATGATGGTGGCCGTGCTGGTCATCCCCAGTTTGCTGGTGGGTCTGTTGGTGGCGATGTTCCAGGCCGCCACCCAGATCAACGAACAGACCCTGAGCTTTTTGCCGCGTCTGTTGGTGATGCTGGTGACGCTGATCGTTGTTGGTCCGTGGTTGGTGCAAACCTTCATGGAGTACATCCAGCAGTTGTACGGCAGCATTCCGCAGGTCATTGGTTAA
- the flhA gene encoding flagellar biosynthesis protein FlhA, which yields MDRSQLINSARSNIADLSRGNLGVPLLLLVMLAMMMLPVPPFLLDVFFTFNIALSIVVLLVCVYALRPLDFAVFPTILLVATLLRLALNVASTRVVMLHGQDGHAAAGKVIQAFGEVVIGGNYVVGIVVFAILMIINFVVVTKGAGRISEVSARFTLDAMPGKQMAIDADLNAGLIDQNQAKLRRMEVAQEAEFYGSMDGASKFVRGDAIAGLLILFINLIGGMAVGIFQHNMNFADAGKVYALLTIGDGLVAQLPSLLLSTAAAIMVTRASGSEDMGKQINRQMFASPKALAVAAGLMAVMGLVPGMPHFSFLSMAALAAGGAYLFWKKQNVSKVQALQEAKRQQELLPSPARAQETKELGWDDVTPIDMIGLEVGYRLIPLVDRNQGGQLLARIKGVRKKLSQDLGFLMPTVHIRDNLDLAPSAYRLTLMGVILAEAEIYPERELAINPGQVYGTLNGITAKDPAFGLEAVWIEISQRAQAQSLGYTVVDASTVVATHLNQILYKHSSELIGHEEVQQLMQLLAKSSPKLAEELVPGVVSLSQLLKVLQALLAEQVPVRDIRSIAEAIANNAAKSQDTAALVAAVRVGVSRAIVQSIVGTESQLPVITLEPRLEQILLNSLQKAGQGSEEGVLLEPSMAEKLQRSLIDAAQRQEMQGQPVILLVAGPVRAMLSRFGRLAVPGLHVLAYQEIPDNKQVTIVATVGPNG from the coding sequence GTGGATCGCTCTCAGTTAATCAACAGTGCCCGCAGCAATATCGCTGACCTCAGTCGAGGCAATCTGGGTGTGCCGCTGTTGCTGCTGGTCATGCTGGCGATGATGATGTTGCCGGTGCCGCCGTTCCTGCTCGACGTGTTCTTCACTTTCAACATTGCCCTGTCGATCGTCGTGCTGCTGGTGTGCGTGTACGCCTTGCGGCCGCTGGATTTCGCGGTGTTCCCGACCATTCTGCTGGTGGCGACGTTGTTGCGGCTGGCGTTGAACGTGGCCTCCACGCGGGTGGTGATGCTCCATGGTCAGGACGGCCACGCCGCTGCCGGTAAGGTGATCCAGGCTTTCGGTGAGGTGGTGATCGGCGGTAACTACGTGGTCGGTATCGTGGTGTTTGCGATTCTGATGATCATCAACTTCGTCGTGGTGACCAAGGGTGCCGGACGCATCTCCGAGGTCAGCGCGCGTTTCACCCTGGACGCGATGCCCGGTAAACAGATGGCCATCGACGCCGACCTCAACGCCGGCCTGATCGATCAGAATCAAGCCAAGCTGCGCCGGATGGAAGTGGCCCAGGAAGCCGAGTTCTACGGTTCCATGGACGGTGCCAGCAAGTTTGTTCGCGGTGACGCCATTGCCGGCCTGCTGATTCTGTTCATCAACCTGATCGGCGGCATGGCGGTCGGGATCTTCCAGCACAACATGAACTTTGCCGATGCCGGCAAGGTGTACGCGCTGTTGACCATCGGTGACGGTTTGGTGGCGCAATTGCCATCACTGTTGTTGTCGACCGCTGCCGCGATCATGGTGACCCGTGCTTCCGGTTCGGAAGACATGGGCAAGCAGATCAATCGCCAGATGTTCGCCTCGCCCAAGGCGCTGGCGGTGGCCGCTGGCTTGATGGCGGTCATGGGCCTGGTGCCCGGCATGCCGCATTTCTCGTTCCTGAGCATGGCGGCCCTGGCGGCAGGCGGCGCCTACCTGTTCTGGAAGAAGCAGAACGTGTCCAAGGTCCAGGCGCTGCAAGAGGCCAAGCGTCAGCAAGAACTGTTGCCTTCGCCGGCTCGCGCCCAGGAAACCAAGGAGCTGGGTTGGGACGATGTGACGCCTATCGACATGATCGGCCTGGAAGTGGGTTATCGCCTGATTCCGCTGGTGGACCGAAACCAGGGTGGCCAGTTGCTCGCGCGAATCAAGGGCGTGCGCAAGAAGCTCTCTCAGGACCTCGGGTTCCTGATGCCCACCGTGCATATACGTGACAACCTCGACCTGGCACCCAGTGCCTATCGCTTGACCCTCATGGGGGTGATCCTGGCCGAGGCGGAGATTTACCCGGAACGCGAGTTGGCGATTAACCCGGGGCAGGTCTACGGGACGCTCAATGGCATCACCGCCAAAGATCCGGCTTTTGGCCTGGAGGCGGTCTGGATCGAAATCAGCCAGCGTGCACAGGCGCAATCGCTCGGCTATACCGTGGTCGATGCCAGTACAGTAGTGGCAACCCACTTGAACCAGATTTTGTACAAGCATTCGAGCGAGCTGATCGGCCACGAAGAAGTGCAGCAACTCATGCAGTTGCTGGCCAAAAGCTCGCCAAAACTGGCAGAAGAGCTGGTGCCGGGCGTGGTTTCGCTGTCGCAGTTGCTCAAGGTGCTGCAGGCGCTATTGGCCGAGCAGGTGCCGGTGCGGGACATTCGCAGCATCGCCGAAGCCATCGCGAACAATGCCGCCAAGAGTCAAGATACTGCCGCCTTGGTGGCCGCCGTGCGCGTCGGCGTATCCCGCGCAATCGTCCAAAGCATTGTAGGCACTGAGTCGCAGCTACCGGTTATCACTCTGGAGCCAAGGTTGGAACAAATATTGCTCAATAGTCTGCAGAAGGCAGGACAAGGCTCTGAAGAGGGCGTCCTGCTGGAGCCAAGTATGGCTGAGAAGCTGCAGCGCTCGTTGATCGATGCGGCACAGCGTCAAGAGATGCAAGGTCAACCGGTGATTCTGCTGGTCGCTGGTCCGGTTCGCGCGATGCTTTCGCGATTTGGCCGGCTGGCAGTCCCGGGTTTGCACGTGTTGGCTTACCAGGAAATTCCTGACAACAAGCAAGTGACCATCGTTGCGACAGTAGGGCCCAACGGCTGA
- a CDS encoding chemotaxis response regulator CheY: MKILIVDDFSTMRRIIKNLLRDLGFTNTVEADDGTTAIPVLNSGSIDFLVTDWNMPGMTGIDLLRHVRADEKLKHLPVLMVTAEAKREQIIEAAQAGVNGYVVKPFTAQALKEKIEKIFERIG, from the coding sequence ATGAAAATCCTCATCGTTGATGACTTCTCAACGATGCGGCGGATCATAAAAAACCTGTTGCGTGACCTTGGGTTCACCAACACGGTCGAGGCCGACGATGGCACTACTGCCATTCCGGTTCTCAACAGCGGGAGCATCGACTTTCTGGTGACGGACTGGAACATGCCTGGCATGACCGGTATTGATCTGCTGCGCCACGTGCGTGCCGATGAAAAACTCAAGCATCTGCCAGTGTTGATGGTGACCGCTGAAGCCAAGCGCGAGCAGATCATCGAAGCGGCCCAGGCGGGCGTTAACGGCTATGTGGTCAAACCCTTCACGGCCCAGGCGTTGAAAGAAAAAATCGAGAAGATTTTCGAACGCATTGGTTGA